Proteins from a genomic interval of Cottoperca gobio chromosome 8, fCotGob3.1, whole genome shotgun sequence:
- the hmgxb4a gene encoding HMG domain-containing protein 4a: MAFEEIKNKGGMDVGMDGDRGLVAGRSQREKRRSYKDLLREEEEIAAQVRKSSKKRPKDSELFMLGGDSHKKKKKHSDDYYYRDHDGSGPPPHKKKHKSADRSPPLSSPSSSHRTDTAMGLLQAITSPLATGSDPSPHLHKKPSYPPFSSHSSKDRKRESSSGGGSKGSHSFSHSRPAPSSSSSSKKHSSSSSKSSLFHGGAPKEEPLTLREADGLKMKLIMSPEKEEGESFPFTPHSSKGGGKKDKDRDRMQHSKTPKKKVQQSRDPLPVVGKEVEVEGHYGGGLGDDSSSSGAELEAGELVIDDSYTHLTKKKKKSKKSKKKKDKEKDRDKDKSGKDKKHSKGFGDSSRGHSHSHPTVTHSAVGPMYAMGTPVPPHHHQGNDGITEKKKKKEEKDREKHEKDKDKPKKKNTTAYQVFCKEYRVNINAEQPGLVFGELSKRLAEVWKAMPEKDKLVWRQKAQYLQHKQNKAEATTVKHKSATEGKSKVIGTGTGMVSPNRAPGAMSLSPARVPDVDPIDAAAHLQLLGESLSLIGHRLQETEGMVAVSGSLSVLLDSILCALGPLTCLTAQIPQLNGCPRIVLSNTLDNIAYIMPGL; encoded by the exons ATGGCTTTTGAGGAAATCAAGAATAAAGGAGGAATGG ATGTGGGGATGGACGGAGACAGAGGACTTGTAGCTGGTCGTagccagagagagaagaggaggtcGTACAAGGATCTGTtaagggaggaagaagagattGCTGCTCAGGTTCGAAAGTCTTCTAAGAAACGGCCCAAA GATTCAGAACTGTTCATGCTTGGAGGGGACTCgcacaaaaagaagaagaaacatagTGATGACTACTATTACAGAG ACCACGATGGTTCAGGTCCTCCTCCCCACAAGAAAAAGCACAAGTCTGCAGAccgctcccctcctctctcgtccccctcttcctcccaccGGACAGACACAGCGATGGGCCTCCTGCAAGCCATCACCTCTCCACTGGCCACAGGTTCAGACCCCAGCCCCCACTTGCACAAGAAACCCTCCTACCCACCCTTCTCCTCACACTCTTCCAAGGACCGCAAACGTGAGAGCAGCAGCGGCGGTGGAAGCAAAGGGAGCCACTCCTTCTCTCACTCCCGCCCCGcgccttcatcatcatcttcctccaAGAAgcactcctcctcttcctctaagTCGTCTCTATTCCACGGCGGAGCTCCCAAAGAGGAACCCTTGACGTTACGTGAGGCTGACGGGCTGAAGATGAAGCTCATCATGTCCccagagaaagaggaaggagagagctTCCCGTTCACGCCCCACTCATCCAAAGGGGGTGGGAAGAAAGACAAGGACAGAGACAGAATGCAGCACTCAAAGACGCCCAAGAAGAAAGTACAGCAGAGTCGAGATCCACTCCCTGTGGTGGGGAAAGAGGTGGAGGTAGAAG GTCATTATGGAGGTGGCCTGGGAGATGATAGCTCTTCGTCTGGGGCCGAGCTGGAGGCTGGTGAGCTGGTTATAGATGATTCATACACACACctaacaaaaaagaagaagaagagcaaaaaaagcaagaagaagaaggacaaagaaaaagacagagacaaggatAAAAGTGGGAAGGACAAGAAACACAGCAAAGGATTTGGAG ACTCATCGAGGGGCCACAGCCACTCCCATCCCACCGTCACTCACAGCGCTGTCGGCCCAATGTATGCCATGGGCACGCCCGTCCCTCCACACCACCATCAAGGCAATGATGGGataacagagaagaagaagaagaaagaggagaaagatcGGGAAAAGCACGAGAAGGACAAAGATAAG cccaagaagaagaacacaacaGCATATCAGGTGTTTTGTAAGGAGTACAGAGTGAACATAAATGCAGAACAGCCAGGACTAG TCTTTGGTGAGCTAAGCAAAAGATTGGCGGAGGTATGGAAGGCGATGCCAGAGAAAGACAAATTG GTTTGGAGGCAGAAAGCTCAGTacctgcagcacaaacagaACAAAGCTGAGGCCACCACAGTCAAGCACAAGAGTGCCACTGAGGGGAAAAGCAAAG TCATAGGAACGGGAACAGGGATGGTGTCCCCGAACAGAGCACCCGGCGCTATGTCCCTGTCCCCAGCACGGGTCCCAGATGTTGATCCCATTGATGCAGCCGctcacctgcagctgctgggAGAGTCCCTGTCTCTGATTGGGCATCGGCTACAGGAAACAGAG GGGATGGTGGCAGTGTCCGGGAGTCTGTCTGTACTTCTGGACTCCATCTTGTGTGCGCTGGGACCGCTGACCTGTCTCACAGCACAGATACCACAGTTAAACGGATGTCCTCGAATCGTCCTG tCGAATACGTTGGACAACATTGCCTACATCATGCCTGGGCTGTGA
- the foxred2 gene encoding FAD-dependent oxidoreductase domain-containing protein 2 — MDSNLPCFILFILIGCVKCSSDNHHHNGTRRYDYCVLGAGPAGLQMGYFLSKAKRDYIILERNSGPGSFFNKYPRHRKLISINKIHTGRQNREFNLRHDWNSLLSDRPDLLLKRVSTEFYPPADAFPLYLSMFVKELGLKVRYGVDIGMIRAVQSASGRSYILTDQHAADYTCSVLLVATGLWVPQKVQFVGSDLVEGYESISTNPEDYKDQAVLILGKGNSAFETAQSILGRASQVHMLSSSPVRLAWQTHYVGDLRAVNNELIDTYQLKSLDGLAEARLDKIGITQRKEQGGRRLGAQKKGQFYLTLKKYTQHQEKKNSSDVTGEEMPGYHIDNFSMRKPYDRVIRCLGFRFNFSVFDSSACPPNSDNAKGRLPGVTAWYEGINISGLFVLGTAAHSRDYRSSAGGFVHGFRYTARAVHRVLEQRYHSNRWPSTKLLITQLQSWILKRLGEASGPYQMFEVLGDVILLRGSHCEYVEEFTLQALPQFSSLSGHEVSNHGLIVLVMQYGHNKIDYLGWTRAETDWTKAWKSNFLHPVLYYYDKLPTEEEMKLRPHGWPLPRPKAIHHMVEDFLAEWETPISHIQPLRRFLEHCVQTDLRAFYAESCFRSSLSHRKPPLFCQQGYLKQQGVVHNSQLWQHVHDAGLMPTEQDAGTSGADPAFPNYLAQAGASMSSGLKLDF, encoded by the exons ATGGATTCAAACCTTCCTTGTTTTATCCTCTTCATCTTGATTGGCTGTGTCAAATGCTCCTCTGACAACCACCACCACAACGGCACCCGCCGCTATGATTACTGCGTGCTGGGAGCCGGGCCTGCAGGCCTGCAGATGGGCTATTTCCTCTCCAAGGCTAAAAGAGACTACATCATCTTGGAGAGGAACTCAGGACCGGGTAGCTTCTTTAACAA GTACCCCAGGCACAGGAAGCTCATTAGCATTAACAAGATCCACACAGGAAGGCAGAACCGAGAGTTCAACCTGCGCCATGACTGGAACTCACTGCTGAGCGATAGACCTGACCTGCTGTTGAAGAGAGTCAGCACTGAGTTTTACCCTCCAGCTGATGCCTTCCcactctatctgtccatgtttgtgaaGGAGCTCGGGCTGAAGGTCCGGTATGGTGTTGACATTGGAATGATCAGGGCAGTGCAGTCAGCCTCTGGCAGGAGCTACATCCTGACTGATCAACACGCGGCAGACTACACATGCAG CGTCCTTCTGGTCGCCACAGGTTTGTGGGTTCCTCAGAAGGTACAGTTTGTCGGTTCTGACCTGGTTGAAGGCTATGAGTCCATTTCCACTAATCCCGAGGACTACAAGGACCAGGCCGTACTTATTCTGGGCAAGGGGAACTCAGCTTTTGAAACAGCCCAGAGCATCTTGGGACGAGCCAGTCAGGTGCACATGCTCAGTTCCAGCCCTGTTCGACTGGCTTGGCAAACACATTATGTTGGAGATCTCAG AGCTGTGAATAATGAGCTAATAGACACATATCAGCTGAAGTCCCTTGACGGGTTGGCGGAAGCGCGCCTGGACAAAATAGGCATCACTCAACGAAAAGAGCAAGGCGGGAGGAGATTGGGCGCGCAGAAAAAAGGACAGTTTTACTTGACTTTAAAGAAGTACACACAAcaccaggagaagaagaacagctctGATGTGACAGGAGAAGAAATGCCGGGTTATCACATTGACAACTTCTCTATGCGAAAGCCTTACGACCGGGTGATTCGATGCCTTGGATTCCGATTCAACTTCAGTGTATTTGACAG CTCCGCTTGCCCACCCAACAGTGACAATGCAAAAGGGAGGCTGCCGGGGGTGACTGCGTGGTATGAAGGGATAAACATCTCCGGCTTGTTTGTGCTGGGAACCGCTGCTCACTCCAGAGACTACCGCTCCTCTGCTGGCGGCTTCGTCCATGGATTCCGTTACACAG CGCGAGCTGTACATCGTGTACTTGAACAGCGTTACCATAGTAACCGGTGGCCATCGACAAAACTGTTGATAACGCAGCTGCAGTCCTGGATTCTGAAGAGGCTCGGCGAGGCCTCTGGACCATACCAAATGTTCGAGGTGCTTGGGGACGTTATACTTCTTCGAGG CTCTCACTGTGAATACGTGGAAGAGTTTACACTCCAGGCCTTGCCtcagttctcctctctctcgggCCACGAGGTCTCCAACCATGGACTGATAGTTCTAGTGATGCAATACGGGCACAATAAGATAGACTATCTGGGGTGGACCAGGGCAGAAACAGACTGGACCAAAGCTTGGAAATCCAACTTTCTGCACCCTGTTTTATACTACTATGACAAGCTTCCTACCG AGGAAGAAATGAAGCTCCGTCCCCATGGCTGGCCTCTACCAAGGCCCAAAGCTATTCATCACATGGTTGAGGACTTCCTCGCAGAATGGGAGACTCCCATATCTCATATCCAGCCACTGCGGCGCTTCCTGGAGCACTGTGTCCAGACTGACCTCAGGGCCTTCTATGCGG aaTCATGTTTCCGTTCATCCCTTTCCCACCGCAAGCCACCGCTGTTTTGTCAGCAAGGATACTTGAAGCAGCAGGGTGTTGTTCACAACAGTCAGCTGTGGCAGCACGTTCATGACGCTGGACTGATGCCTACTGAGCAAGACGCAGGCACATCAGGGGCTGACCCCGCATTCCCCAACTACCTTGCACAAGCTGGAGCCTCCATGTCTTCAGGTCTGAAACTTGACTTCTGA
- the LOC115012534 gene encoding GTPase IMAP family member 4, with translation MSTSAAQSEIRLVVLGRTGAGKGSAVSAILGLQDSEQGTDAVVIQECSKHRGEAAGRQVVVVSSAVWFGSGCDPEERRRHISSFISLSSPGPHAFLLCVPVNQPADGEAEALDVLKMLLGPSAVRTNTIILFTHTDELEEEEPLEEYLVTWRKDLQELVEACGDRYHTLESRRGEPEEGKAVEELLEKVEQAVRESGTQHFSCALYQEAEERVKGRQVEMVRQRRGEVSPEDTEENVTEEEMAAVREEAERSVGDLNVDVEGMFPSAGVSPAPSFLWCLWEKLTGWMSWLPLRREALLGALVGLFVGGPFGGVMGATVGSVATEVGRRKTQKTK, from the exons ATGTCAACATCTGCTGCTCAGTCGG AGATAAGGCTGGTGGTGCTCGGCCGGACGGGTGCAGGAAAGGGATCAGCAGTCAGCGCCATCCTCGGCCTGCAAGACTCTGAGCAGGGCACAGATGCTGTAGTCATCCAGGAGTGCAgcaaacacagaggagaggctgcaggtagacag GTGGTGGTCGTCTCCAGTGCAGTCTGGTTCGGCTCAGGCTGCGAcccagaggaaaggaggagacacatatcctccttcatctccttgTCCAGCCCTGGGCCTCACGCCTTCCTGCTGTGTGTCCCCGTGAACCAGCCAGCCGACGGAGAGGCCGAGGCGCTGGATGTCCTGAAGATGCTGTTGGGCCCCTCTGCAGTCAGAACCAACACCATCATACTCTTCACCCACACGgacgagctggaggaggaggagccacTGGAGGAATACCTTGTCACGTGGCGCAAGGACCTCCAGGAGCTGGTGGAAGCATGTGGCGACCGCTACCACACCTTGGAGAGCCGCAGGGGAGAGCCAGAGGAGGGGAAAGctgtggaggagctgctggagaaggTTGAGCAGGCGGTGAGGGAGAGCGGGACGCAGCACTTCAGCTGTGCTCTGTACCAGGAGGCTGAGGAGAGAGTGAAGGGGAGGCAGGTGGAGATggtgagacagaggagaggagaagtgtCTCCCGAGGACACAGAGGAAAAtgtcacagaagaagaaatggcGGCAGTgcgagaggaggcagagaggagcgTTGGTGACTTGAATGTGGATGTGGAAGGTATGTTCCCCTCTGCCGGTGTCTCCCCAGCTCCCTCTTTCCTCTGGTGCTTGTGGGAGAAGCTGACAGGCTGGATGAGCTGGCTGCCCCTGAGGAGGGAGGCCCTGCTGGGAGCGCTGGTTGGCCTATTTGTGGGAGGGCCGTTTGGAGGTGTGATGGGGGCCACTGTGGGATCAGTGGCTACTGAGGTGggcagaagaaaaacacagaaaactaaaTGA
- the ankrd54 gene encoding ankyrin repeat domain-containing protein 54 produces MDGWSPIVATPSDNDRSSSEGEYMLEPGPEDETREAVDGEQQGNLERMDPGGTAAVGFGISGTGEGKVVLGRVGQRDDKELRYLHLLWEPGRAELGAGSVASKMGKVTGSRARRHHRVVRNLGPMGKDIYAVKRLREAANSNDIDTVRKLLQDDIDPCAADDKGRTALHFSSCNGNESIVQLLLSHGADPNQRDSLGNTPLHLAACTNHVPVITTLLRGGARVDALDRAGRTPLHLARSKLNILQEGDSRSIETLRGEVTQIIQMLREYLNLMGQSEAKERLEHISTQLQHTRTKEQVDEVTDLLASFTSLSLQKQNLGDR; encoded by the exons ATGGACGGGTGGAGCCCAATCGTAGCAACACCCTCGGATAATGACCGCTCCAGCTCCGAGGGGGAGTACATGTTGGAGCCTGGACCCGAAGATGAAACACGGGAGGCGGTGGACGGAGAGCAGCAGGGTAACCTGGAGAGGATGGACCCCGGGGGTACCGCCGCTGTCGGGTTTGGGATAAGTGGGACTGGGGAGGGCAAAGTGGTGTTGGGTCGAGTGGGACAGAGAGACGACAAAGAACTCCGGTACCTGCACTTGTTGTGGGAGCCGGGACGGGCTGAGCTGGGTGCCGGTTCTGTGGCGAGCAAGATGGGGAAGGTGACGGGGAGCCGGGCCAGGAGGCACCACAGAGTTGTTCGGAACCTCGGTCCTATGGGTAAAGATATTTATG CTGTGAAAAGACTGAGGGAAGCAGCAAACAGCAATGACATCGACACAG TTCGAAAGCTACTGCAAGATGACATAGACCCCTGTGCAGCAGATGACAAAGGGAGGACAGCCCTCCATTTCTCTTCCTGCAATGGCAATGAGAGCATTG TGCAATTGCTGCTGAGCCACGGTGCTGACCCCAACCAGCGAGACAGTCTTGGGAATACCCCCCTCCATCTGg CGGCCTGTACCAACCACGTGCCTGTAATTACCACATTGCTGAGAGGAG GAGCCCGAGTGGATGCCCTTGACCGAGCAGGCAGGACCCCTCTGCATCTAGCACGCTCCAAGCTTAATATTCTGCAGGAGGGAGATTCACGCAGCATAGAAACCCTGAGAGGGGAAGTCACACAG ATCATTCAAATGCTGAGGGAATACCTGAACCTAATGGGCCAGAGTGAAGCTAAAGAGAGGCTGGAGCATATTTCcacacagctgcagcacacacGCACCAAAGAGCAG GTGGATGAGGTGACCGATTTATTGGCCAGTTTTACATCACTCAGTCTACAGAAACAGAATTTGGGGGATAGGTAA